A genomic window from Phocoena sinus isolate mPhoSin1 chromosome 20, mPhoSin1.pri, whole genome shotgun sequence includes:
- the LOC116745119 gene encoding neuferricin isoform X2, with translation MLTLQSWLSFYEKNYEFIGRVTGRFYGEDGLPTPELTQAEAMITKGLEANKQELKEKQKFPPCNAEWSSTRGSRFWCSQRSGGVSRDWIGVPRKLFKPGAKEPHCVCVRTTGPPSDQTPDNPTHRNRGDLDHPNLEEYTGCPPLAVTCYVPL, from the exons ATGCTGACACTCCAAAGTTGGCTTTCATTCTATGAGAAGAATTATGAATTCATCG GGAGGGTGACAGGAAGGTTCTACGGAGAGGATGGGCTACCTACTCCAGAACTGACCCAGGCAGAAGCCATGATCACCAAAGGCTTGGAGGCAAATAAACAGGAACTGAAAGAGAAGCAGAAGTTTCCACCATGCAATGCTGAGTGGAGTTCAACCCGGGGCAGCCGGTTCTGGTGCTCCCAGAGGAG tGGAGGTGTGAGCAGAGACTGGATTGGCGTCCCCAGGAAGCTGTTTAAGCCAGGTGCCAAGGAGCCCCACTGCGTGTGTGTGAGAACAACTGGCCCCCCTAGTGACCAGACGCCGGACAACCCTACGCACAGAAATCGTGGGGACTTGGACCACCCCAACTTGGAGGAATACACAGGCTGCCCACCCCTAGCCGTCACATGCTATGTCCCCCTCTGA